A genomic region of Cyprinus carpio isolate SPL01 chromosome B13, ASM1834038v1, whole genome shotgun sequence contains the following coding sequences:
- the LOC109075186 gene encoding protein cornichon homolog 1 — protein MAFTFAAFCYMLALLLTAALIFFAIWHIIAFDELKTDYKNPIDQCNTLNPLVLPEYLIHVFFCVMFLCAAEWLTLGLNMPLLAYHVWRYMSRPVMSGPGLYDPTTIMNADILAYCQKEGWCKLAFYLLSFFYYLYGMIYVLVSS, from the exons ATGGCGTTCACATTCGCGGCCTTTTGTTATATGCTGGCGCTACTGCTGACGGCGGCGCTGATCTTCTTCGCTATTTGGCAT ATAATTGCATTTGATGAGCTGAAGACTGACTATAAGAATCCTATAGACCAGTGTAACACGTTAAACCCG CTCGTCTTGCCGGAGTACCTCATCCATGTGTTCTTCTGCGTAATGTTCCTGTGCGCTGCAGAATGGCTGACGCTTGGACTCAACATGCCTCTGCTGGCCTATCACGTCTGGAG gtaTATGAGCCGCCCTGTGATGAGTGGACCTGGATTGTATGACCCCACTACAATAATGAATGCAGATATTCTGGCATACTGCCAGAAGGAGGGATGGTGCAAACTTGCATTCTACCTCCTCTCGTTCTTCTACTATCTTTACGG GATGATCTATGTTTTGGTGAGCTCCTAA
- the LOC109110984 gene encoding cyclin-dependent kinase inhibitor 3-like, translating to MRTSEFDSSDEEDFGEVEATPFQISWLSLSVVECSQSLGICSLPGCRYKETRRNLQKDVAEMCDQGVEDVFVFCTRGELVRYRVPCLLEVYSQNGLRVHHLPFPDGSTPDLPQCNSILEELQDCLQNQRRTVIHCYGGLGRSGLIAACLLLQLSVSMTPGAALEILRELRGGGAIQTVKQYNFLHEFREKFEAYQETKERLSERSVSR from the exons ATGAGGACAAGTGAGTTTGATTCATCTGACGAAGAGGACTTTGGTGAAGTGGAAGCCACACCTTTTCAGATCTCATG gttGTCTCTGTCAGTGGTGGAGTGTTCCCAGTCTCTTGGCATTTGTTCCTTACCTG GATGCAGATATAAAGAAACCAGAAGAAACCTGCAGAAAGATGTTG ctGAGATGTGTGATCAGGGTGTGGAGGACGTGTTTGTGTTCTGTACCCGGGGAGAGCTGGTGCGTTACAGGGTGCCCTGTCTGTTAGAGGTTTATTCTCAGAATGGACTCAGAGTGCACCACCTCCCCTTCCCGGACGGGAGCACCCCAGACCTTCCGCAATGCAACTCCATTCTGGAAGAACTGCAGGACTGCCTGCAGAATCAGCGCAGGACTGTCATACA TTGTTATGGAGGCCTGGGACGCTCAGGGTTAA TTGCTGCATGTCTGCTGCTGCAGCTCTCTGTCTCCATGACACCTGGTGCTGCTCTGGAGATCCTGAGGGAGTTGAGAGGAGGAGGAGCTATTCAGACCGTCAAG CAATACAACTTCCTTCATGAGTTTCGGGAGAAGTTTGAAGCATATCAAGAAACCAAAGAGCGACTTTCAGAGAGATCAGTGTCCCGATGA
- the LOC122139458 gene encoding uncharacterized protein LOC122139458 isoform X2, giving the protein MKSHEKELEREISKVQGMVCELRAGFSRALLELNQIQQGDTELQSQLEDTRHGCNKRALHLESLVLSLKEELEEVRCQFRQLCETQDRIPAENPGIENNGVDDSSGQSNGAAEAPPLSPVGGDFLIHCYLQGLQVWQWTRQNTGADSLSCHVTHSCLRRGRRRGVVEMLLRSERDYVSSLNQLYEKYKSAEQNVAFVKHIDQMLQRHLLFRNTLEERLTMDERSCAAGDAFLNLTGQNNKSFSDAYLGYVASLGTLLRTEICTTSPHSNSQNLQAEKESFRLLSLVFAPVSRIHTYLNIIQALLRSCGAGHADRCSLQESERVLWDLCTSCHMTLAKAGPCEEGVGPEQGLRSRCCAESPDCGPSAFTKYCANINADTASVTAGAGIDSTVHQRKCCRVGISQTLPRPSGILR; this is encoded by the exons ATGAAATCTCATGAGAAAGAACTGGAGAGAGAGATCTCTAAG GTTCAGGGCATGGTGTGTGAGTTGCGGGCAGGGTTTTCTCGTGCACTGCTGGAGCTGAATCAGATTCAGCAGGGAGACACTGAGCTGCAGAGCCAGCTGGAGGACACAAGACATGGCTGCAACAAGCGTGCCCTTCACCTTGAGAGTCTGGTGCTCTCCCTCAAG gaggagctggaggaagtACGTTGTCAGTTTCGTCAACTCTGTGAGACACAAGACAGAATACCAGCAGAGAATCCTGGAATAgagaa TAATGGCGTGGATGACAGTAGCGGGCAGAGTAATGGTGCTGCAGAGGCTCCTCCCCTTTCACCTGTGGGTGGAGATTTCCTCATACACTGTTACCTTCAGGGATTACAGGTGTGGCAATGGACCAGACAGAATACAG GTGCAGATTCTCTTTCCTGCCATGTAACACACAGCTGCCTGCGGCGGG GCAGGAGGCGGGGTGTGGTGGAGATGCTGTTGCGGTCTGAACGCGATTATGTGTCTAGTTTGAATCAGCTCTATGAGAAATACAAATCTGCTGAGCAAAA TGTGGCGTTTGTAAAGCATATTGATCAGATGCTACAGCGCCACCTGCTCTTCCGCAACACCCTAGAAGAACGACTGACCATGGATGAGAGAAGCTGTGCTGCCGGGGATGCTTTCCTCAACCTCACTGGACAGAACAAT AAGTCTTTCTCTGATGCATATCTTGGATATGTGGCCAGTCTGGGAACTCTCCTGAGAACAGAGATCTGTACAACTTCACCCCACAGTAATTCACAAAATTTACAG GCGGAGAAAGAGAGCTTCAGATTGCTTTCACTAGTATTCGCTCCTGTTTCCCGCATCCACACATACCTAAATATCATACAG GCCTTGTTACGCAGTTGTGGTGCTGGACATGCAGACAGGTGTTCACTACAGGAGAGCGAGCGGGTGCTGTGGGACCTCTGCACAAGCTGTCACATGACCTTGGCGAAGGCGGGGCCATGTGAAGAGGGGGTGGGGCCTGAACAAGG TTTGAGAAGCAGGTGCTGTGCCGAGAGCCCCGACTGCGGCCCTTCCGCTTTTACCAAGTACTGTGCCAACATTAATGCGGATACAGCCAGCGTCACAGCGGGCGCAGGCATAGACAGCACTGTACACCAGAGGAAATGCTGTCGTGTTGGCATCTCACAGACGCTACCTCGGCCCAGTGGCATTTTAAGGTAA
- the LOC122139458 gene encoding uncharacterized protein LOC122139458 isoform X1, with translation MKSHEKELEREISKVQGMVCELRAGFSRALLELNQIQQGDTELQSQLEDTRHGCNKRALHLESLVLSLKEELEEVRCQFRQLCETQDRIPAENPGIENACVDLCMCECSNGVDDSSGQSNGAAEAPPLSPVGGDFLIHCYLQGLQVWQWTRQNTGADSLSCHVTHSCLRRGRRRGVVEMLLRSERDYVSSLNQLYEKYKSAEQNVAFVKHIDQMLQRHLLFRNTLEERLTMDERSCAAGDAFLNLTGQNNKSFSDAYLGYVASLGTLLRTEICTTSPHSNSQNLQAEKESFRLLSLVFAPVSRIHTYLNIIQALLRSCGAGHADRCSLQESERVLWDLCTSCHMTLAKAGPCEEGVGPEQGLRSRCCAESPDCGPSAFTKYCANINADTASVTAGAGIDSTVHQRKCCRVGISQTLPRPSGILR, from the exons ATGAAATCTCATGAGAAAGAACTGGAGAGAGAGATCTCTAAG GTTCAGGGCATGGTGTGTGAGTTGCGGGCAGGGTTTTCTCGTGCACTGCTGGAGCTGAATCAGATTCAGCAGGGAGACACTGAGCTGCAGAGCCAGCTGGAGGACACAAGACATGGCTGCAACAAGCGTGCCCTTCACCTTGAGAGTCTGGTGCTCTCCCTCAAG gaggagctggaggaagtACGTTGTCAGTTTCGTCAACTCTGTGAGACACAAGACAGAATACCAGCAGAGAATCCTGGAATAgagaa TGCGTGTGTcgatttgtgtatgtgtgaatgcAGTAATGGCGTGGATGACAGTAGCGGGCAGAGTAATGGTGCTGCAGAGGCTCCTCCCCTTTCACCTGTGGGTGGAGATTTCCTCATACACTGTTACCTTCAGGGATTACAGGTGTGGCAATGGACCAGACAGAATACAG GTGCAGATTCTCTTTCCTGCCATGTAACACACAGCTGCCTGCGGCGGG GCAGGAGGCGGGGTGTGGTGGAGATGCTGTTGCGGTCTGAACGCGATTATGTGTCTAGTTTGAATCAGCTCTATGAGAAATACAAATCTGCTGAGCAAAA TGTGGCGTTTGTAAAGCATATTGATCAGATGCTACAGCGCCACCTGCTCTTCCGCAACACCCTAGAAGAACGACTGACCATGGATGAGAGAAGCTGTGCTGCCGGGGATGCTTTCCTCAACCTCACTGGACAGAACAAT AAGTCTTTCTCTGATGCATATCTTGGATATGTGGCCAGTCTGGGAACTCTCCTGAGAACAGAGATCTGTACAACTTCACCCCACAGTAATTCACAAAATTTACAG GCGGAGAAAGAGAGCTTCAGATTGCTTTCACTAGTATTCGCTCCTGTTTCCCGCATCCACACATACCTAAATATCATACAG GCCTTGTTACGCAGTTGTGGTGCTGGACATGCAGACAGGTGTTCACTACAGGAGAGCGAGCGGGTGCTGTGGGACCTCTGCACAAGCTGTCACATGACCTTGGCGAAGGCGGGGCCATGTGAAGAGGGGGTGGGGCCTGAACAAGG TTTGAGAAGCAGGTGCTGTGCCGAGAGCCCCGACTGCGGCCCTTCCGCTTTTACCAAGTACTGTGCCAACATTAATGCGGATACAGCCAGCGTCACAGCGGGCGCAGGCATAGACAGCACTGTACACCAGAGGAAATGCTGTCGTGTTGGCATCTCACAGACGCTACCTCGGCCCAGTGGCATTTTAAGGTAA
- the LOC122139459 gene encoding uncharacterized protein LOC122139459 gives MCGGSAGQCHTVPICVPFPRHPREAGCFLKPVPAVGVGGNLTTAAKSQRSSAGLAVRVCGSPGLNGRVYTSELYPPPHRLDDGDTDCDVADASVFDFSSVTTCSPDETLNRLRGAEACDDEDDDEEDSKVPVLLKPSYTHNASAVQPGGGLCMAWQIPRRAPIPAEVRIGGQGKTLAPKPHRIPASAFRPIWDPTYSQGDATPAKENSVSFSSTNQIINQQQETDQSRSAYRGTGVQRAEAVWHDSEDSEGPCSTV, from the exons ATGTGTGGTGGCAGCGCAGGGCAGTGCCACACGGTTCCCATCTGCGTACCCTTCCCTCGTCATCCTAGAGAAGCCGGCTGCTTTCTGAAGCCTGTGCCAGCTGTAGGTGTCGGGGGAAACCTCACTACTGCTGCCAAGAGTCAGAGATCCTCGGCTGGTCTGgccgtgcgtgtgtgtggttcCCCGGGGCTCAATGGACGTGTGTACACCTCTGAACTGTACCCTCCGCCACATCGTCTCGATGACGGGGACACAGACTGTGACGTGGCCGATGCATCCGTTTTTGACTTCTCTTCTGTAACGACCTGTAGCCCAGATGAAACACTGAATCGGCTCAGGGGAGCAGAAGCatgtgatgatgaggatgatgatgaagaggacaGCAAGGTTCCAGTTCTCCTCAAACCTTCATACACTCACAACGCTTCAGCCGTGCAGCCAGGGGGAGGATTATGTATGGCGTGGCAGATTCCCAGACGGGCTCCTATTCCTGCTGAGGTTCGCATTGGGGGGCAAGGAAAAACACTTGCCCCAAAACCACACAGAATCCCCGCCAGTGCCTTCCGGCCAATTTGGGACCCGACTTACTCACAG GGTGATGCAACTCCTGCAAAAGAGAACTCTGTGTCTTtcagctcaaccaatcagatcaTTAATCAGCAGCAAGAGACTGACCAATCACG ATCTGCATATAGAGGGACTGGAGTCCAGCGGGCTGAAGCAGTGTGGCATGACAGTGAGGACAGCGAAGGACCCTGCAGTACAGTCTGA